One Polynucleobacter sp. SHI8 genomic window, TGGATAAGGGAATTGTTATTTGGTTGCGGTACTGGGTTTGGTTTTGTGCAAAAGGATTGGTTCTGACAAACACCGTGACGTATTGGCAGACGCTATCTTGTGCACGGAGTTTTTCAGCAGCTCGACAAATATAACTAGCGATGGCCTCTTGTAAATGTTGTAGGTCGGTAACTTCCTGACCAAAGCTCTTACTCGAAATAATCTGTTGCTTGGGTGGTGTATCTTCAATATCGCTCATCGCCAGACAAGAGATACCTTGTAACTCCGCAACCGTTCTTGCCATGACAACAGAAAACCGACGTCGAATCATCTCAGGATTGGCTTGTGCGAGATCCGCAACAGATTTGATACCCATTTGCTCTAAACTCGTATTGATACGCCGTCCTACACCCCATACTTCACCCACGGCAATACGTTGTAACCAATACCATTGTTCATCGGGGGTGAGTGCCGACCAAGCGAAGACACCACCAAATTGAGGATTTTTTTTGGCGATATGATTCGCCAGTTTTGCTAGCGTTTTGGAAGGGCCGATACCCACGCAGGTCGGTAATCCTAAGTATTGATAAATACGTTCTTTGATGGTTTTGCCATAACTCACTAATGCCTGATTACTCATCATGTGTGATAAGTCTAAAAAGCACTCATCGATTGAATAGATTTCTTGATCAGGTGAAAATTCCGCAAGCACATGCATCATGCGGGCACTCATATCACCGTAGAGAGTGTAATTTGAGCTGAGCCATTGCAGACCATGACTATTCACAAAATGTTTCGCTTTAAAAAATGGCAGCCCCATCGGAATACCTAAGTCCCTAGCTTCTTGACTACGCGACACAATACAACCATCATTATTCGACAAAATAACGAGTGGTTGAGTGATCAGTTTGGGATTAAAAACACGCTCGCACGAGACATAAAAATTATTACCATCAATGAGCGCGATGGCACGTTCTGAGGGGAGGGCTAGCATGATATTTAGGGTTTGTGTACGACATGTGAGACCACACCCCACACCTCGAGTTCTTGACCATCGTGTAATTCAATTGGAGGGTAAAGAGGGTTTTCTGCTTTGAGCCAGGTTCGCCCCCCTGACTTTTGTAGACGTTTGACCGTAAATTCACCATCGATGACTGCGATGACGACCTGACCGGATTTTGGGTTTCGGGAGCGATCAACCACCAGTAGATCCCCATCATAGATACCAGCACCTTGCATTGAATCACCTTGGACCCTTAAGAAAAATGTCGCTTCTGAGTGGACTCCCAAGTAATCGTATAAATCAAGACGTTGATCGATGTAATCCGAGGCAGGCGAAGGAAAGCCTGCTGGTACAGCATCATGAAAAAGAGGGGCTAAAAAGGAGGGGACTCGGTGCATAATTGGCATATACTGTATTTATATACAGTATATGCCAAATTCATGAAAAACGTATAAAACTTTTTATGCGTGCGTCATATTGCTTAAGTCACTAAATTCGCTAATTTGATCAAAATTCATATAGCGATAAATCTCTGCTGATTTATTGACAAGAACTTCATAACGCTCAAGGTATTCAGCAACCGTTGGGATTTTACCCATGAGTGCGCATACTGCTGCGAGCTCTGCTGAGGACAGGTACACACGTGTATCAATACCTAGACGGTTCGGGAAGTTACGAGTTGAGGTAGAGACCGCCGTAGAACCCTTACGGATTTGTGCTTGGTTACCCATACAGAGTGAACAACCAGGCATTTCCATACGAGCACCGGTTTTACCAAAGCTACTGTAATAACCTTCTTCCGTCAAAATCATCGCATCCATCTTTGTTGGTGGCGCAATCCATAAACGGGTTGGCAGATCGTCACGACCTTCTAAAATCGTACTTGCAGCACGGAAGTGACCGATATTCGTCATGCAAGAACCGATAAATACTTCATCGATTTTATCGCCAGCAACTTCAGATAAGAACTTCACATCATCTGGGTCATTCGGGCAAGCAAGGATCGGTTCTTTAATGTCAGCAAGATCAATCTCAATCACCGCTGCGTATTCCGCATTTGGATCAGCTTTTAATAATTGTGGGTTTGCAATCCAGTCTTCCATTGATTTGATACGACGACCAAGCGTACGCGCATCTTCGTAATCATTGGCGATCATCCACTTCATTAAAGCGATGTTTGAGCGCATGTATTCAATAATCGGTTCTTGATTGAGGTGCACGGTACAGCCACCCGCAGAACGTTCAGCAGAAGCATCAGACAATTCAAAAGCTTGTTCAACTTTGAG contains:
- a CDS encoding Y-family DNA polymerase, whose product is MLALPSERAIALIDGNNFYVSCERVFNPKLITQPLVILSNNDGCIVSRSQEARDLGIPMGLPFFKAKHFVNSHGLQWLSSNYTLYGDMSARMMHVLAEFSPDQEIYSIDECFLDLSHMMSNQALVSYGKTIKERIYQYLGLPTCVGIGPSKTLAKLANHIAKKNPQFGGVFAWSALTPDEQWYWLQRIAVGEVWGVGRRINTSLEQMGIKSVADLAQANPEMIRRRFSVVMARTVAELQGISCLAMSDIEDTPPKQQIISSKSFGQEVTDLQHLQEAIASYICRAAEKLRAQDSVCQYVTVFVRTNPFAQNQTQYRNQITIPLSIASSDSRRLIKAAFFGLERIYQPGLRYKKAGVILSDLYPAAQQQEDLFTKIDQKKSAQVMQTMDDLNHLYGAHTVTLASTGATIGNVRNWRMRANHKSQRFTTRWDEIPLVRA
- the umuD gene encoding translesion error-prone DNA polymerase V autoproteolytic subunit is translated as MPIMHRVPSFLAPLFHDAVPAGFPSPASDYIDQRLDLYDYLGVHSEATFFLRVQGDSMQGAGIYDGDLLVVDRSRNPKSGQVVIAVIDGEFTVKRLQKSGGRTWLKAENPLYPPIELHDGQELEVWGVVSHVVHKP